The sequence CTGAGTCTCCTTTGCTGggcccctttcctctcttctgccttagGACCTGTTCTCTGGGGCGGCCTCTGCCCCATCAGGAGAGGGTGTCCTCAGAGGCCCATAGCGGCTGCCTCCTCCCTGGTGTAGGTTTGGGTTATTTCTGGGACTCCCAGTGTGATGCTTTTCCTCCCACACGCTGTGGTCATGTCAGCTCGGCCGGTGCTGGGCCCTGTGATCCGACCGTGCGCTGGACAGATGTAACCCCTGCCTCAGGCAGCCCCATCCTGGTGGATTGGTGCCCCCAGCACCAGGGACACAGGTGTGCCTGTCCCCACGCTGGCAGGACTGGTGCatgcgccccggtgctgggggtGCAGGCGGGCTCCCCCGGCGCTTAGCGGTTGTGAGTGTGCCTAGAGCTGAGCGTCCAGGTCCTCAGTCTGCCTATGACTGTGGCAGCTGGGaccccattccctcctcccagTCTTCCTCTGAAGGGACGTCGTCTGCTCTGGCTTCTTCTGGTGGCGAGAAGACCCCCGGCAGACTCTCTGGCCATTTAAGCTGGACCGAGGCAGAGCGAGGCCGGGGCCTGCTCCTCTGAACCGAGAAAGACTCGTGTGGGGAGCGGAACGGGACCTGACGCTCTGTCCCAGGCGCGGGTCTCCGGAGCAGATGCTCAgacggtgggggaggggatgctgAGGAGCAGCTCCTGGGAGCGGAGCCGGGAGAACGTGGACGGGCCAGGGCCAGGGCGGGCCAGGGTCAGCTCAGGTGGCTCCCAGCGGGGAGACCTGGGGAGCACGGCTCCTCCCAGCTGCGTCCCGTTAGGCCAGGCTGAGCAGGACTCCCGCCGCCTGGTGGGGCACCACGGTGGGCTGCCTTGGGCAGCTGTGATTTGGGGAGGGGGCTCTTGGTTCACGTAGGTTCTGCGGGAGGCAGCAGGTTCGTGCCCTGGGTGCACTGCCCGCCGCTTGCACCCACAGCTGTGACCCGGCCCTGGCTCCTCCAGCGCTGCAAACTCAGGCCAGGCTGGAAGAGGGAGACGAGCCTCGCAGCTGGCGGCGTCCCCTCCCTTGCTGCTGCCGCTGCCGGTGGCGCCCAAGAAGCCCCTGACTGCTGAGCAccccttctctgcttgacttccgGGTTCCTCGGGAGCTTCCCGGCCCCTGTGGAGCGTGGAGCGGGCGCCCTGCCTCCCCTGCCAGGCTAGGGTCTCTGCTGGCCCCTGAACCCGCGGTGCCTAGCGCGTCCCACAGGAGCAGGGTTTGTGACCCTGCAGGTCTCTTGCTGAGCCTTCAGtgaaggggtgccttggtggtgaCCGTGCCCCCGACCTTTCAGGGCCTGGAGCTGTGAGGGGGGCAGCAGAGCCCCCGTGGGTCACCAGGATGGGTGGGAAATAGAACTGGTGCTGCATCACGATTCCCAGGTGCTGTGGGCTGGACCCTGGTCCCCTTGCCCCGTCGGGCACCGGGGCGCTCGTTGGGCTTGTTGGCGTTTCGTCCCAGGTCGGTGACTGGTAGACCTTCCCTCTGCGCACGGCCTCCGTGCTGCTGCGCGTGGGTCTGTCCACGTACCGGCCTCGGGCCGCACCTTCCCACACAGGTGAGCCGGGGGCACTGCCGTCCTGCCACAGGGAGCGCTTCTGGCCTCTGTCCCTCCAGGCCACATCTGAAAGGTCAGCATGTGGCCTTGGGTGAGGGTGCCCTCGGGGTGCCTTGGGGTCGAGGCAGCTTGCTGTGCTCTCGGTCCTGCTCACGCTCAGCCCCAGATGTCCAGCCCCTGTTGCACGGACTGCCGCCATCTGCCTGGCCGGGTCACACGCTGCGGGGCTTGCGAGGTGATCCTTGCCCCGGCCTTGCTGCCGGCTTCGTGTGGTGGCCCTTCCCGCCGGGACACGTCTGCTGTCAGGTCCGCCAGCTCCCCATCGTCCGCAAGACTGCTTGCTGCCCAGAGCCCCTGTAGGCCCCCGTCACTGGGCACGAGTCGCCGTGTGTGTGACCTGCGGCCTACAGACCCCGGACGGCCGCCTGTGTCGGGCAGCCAGCGTGGACAGGAAAGCCTGTCTCACGTGGGGCTGGGAGCTGTCCGCGCACCCCGGTGCACCCTGAGAACCTCCCGGAGCGGTGAGGCCTGTGTTCAGCTGTGCCCGGCGGGCCCTTCCGTTGTGTGCGACGGTGCTCGTGGCCGCTGGGGCAGCGTGGCGACCTGCCTGCTTCCGGTTTTCTTTCTGAGTGGGGCAGGCGGGGGGCTCGCCACGTGCACAGCTGCGCCCCCGTGTCCCACATGCCGTACCCCTCACATGCCCCACTTGGTGCATCTGTCCGGTCTTGTCTGCACAGAACTCTTCCCCAGGCCTTGGGCTCTGGTCCCGCTGCTCTGTGCGTGCCCGGGGCTGACCGCTGTCCTGGCCCCAGCGCAGCACGCAGAGCTCCGTGTTGCTGGCCCTGTCCTtggccctgcttctccccttggtGGCCTTTCTGTAGCTCATTGGTGGTATGGCCACCGGGCTTGCCGTCCCCACTGGCGCGTGACCTGGCTACTGCCCTCGCCTTGCTTCCAGAACCGCGTGGGGACCAGCTTGCTTTGGGCTCCAGCTCTCAAGTCCTGTCCTTCTCCTCCGGCCAGCATCAGGCCAGCGGTTGGGTGGTTTTCAGAAGCAGATGCTGAGGTGGAGTTCGGGGGCATGGCACCCGGGAAGTGGTCAGAGAGCTTTGGCCACCCCCTGCCCGAGGTCAGCAGGCCCGCTCTGAAGGAGTGTCGGGCTGCGTCGGCACTCTGTCCTACCTTCCCCTCCCTGGAAGCTCCCCAGAAGGGCCTTCGCGTGCGGGGGGTGGCCCAGCaccccctttctttccctccccagtACTATGCGGAGTGTCACGGCGTCATCTATGTCATCGATTCCACGGATGAGGAGAGGCTGGCTGAGTCCAAGCGAGCGTTTGGTGGGTACAGCGTGGCTAGGGCTggaaggggggcggggagcaggcagGGCTAGTCTGCCCATCCCATGTGTCTGGAGCTGGCCTTGGCTGGAGGTTGGGTCCACCCCAGGCAGGCGGGGCCGTGGCCAGGAACGAAAGCAGGCACTTGCGGAGAGCTGGGCAGGCCTCTCCGTGTGCGTGCTCACCGCTGCCTTCCCGCCTGACCTCAGAGAAGATGGTCACGAGTGAGGCACTGGACGGCGTCCCCATACTGGTGCTGGCCAACAAGCAGGATGTTGAGGTGAGCCTCTCATCCCAGCGTCCCCACAGTGTGGGCCGAGAGTCAGTGGGCCCCTTCACTGGGGGTTGGGGACAGGGTGCCTGTCCTGGGCACCCTAAGCTACACGTGTCCCGGGTGCGCAGAGCCCTCCCAAGGTGCGCGGGGCCTTCTCTCCGCAGGAGGGTGAGCGTGGCCTATCTCGCTGCCCCGGGCCTGGCTGCCGGTGCCGTGGGGACACCCTGTGCGGGACGGGATCCCATCCTGACTcccagggtgggagccagctcgGACTTTGGCTTGTCTGCAGGGCAGTGCCTGCTTCAGGGCTGTCTGGGTCGGGGGCGGGTGCTCTGCGGGGCCGGAGACCCCGCCCCTCACTGCTCGCCCTTCCCGCAGACTTGCCTCTCCATCCCCGACATCAAGACCGCGTTCAGCGACTGTAGCTCCAAGATCGGCAGGCGTGACTGTCTGACCCAGGCCTGCTCGGCTCTCACAGGGTGAGTGGGGGGCTCTCACCCGGGGGCTGTGGGCCCTGAGCGGCCCCCTGCTCATGCCTGCTGTCTCCACAGCAAAGGGGTGCGTGAGGGCATCGAGTGGATGGTGAAGTGCGTCGTGCGGAACGTGCACCGGCCGCCGCGGCAGAGGGACATCACGTAGGTGTGGCTGATGGCCACCGGTGCCCACGACTCCTCCGAGTGCCCGCGAAGTGCCCTGCGGGCTCCCTGCCGCCAGCCCTGGGGGTCgggtttgcttttgcttttagttcttcatttgctttgttttctctttaagacGAACTTTTCCCTGTGTCCGTGCAAGTGTAGGTATCGGGAGGCTTTTGCCGAGGGATCAGGGCAGTAGGACCCGCATGTGAGCCGGGACTCCTGGGGTGTGTGCCCTGGCCCCCACCTGCTTTTCCCAGGGGTCCAGTCCGGAAACGGGCTTTCCCGGCGCTGGTCTGTGTAGCCGCCCCCACAGAGGAGGCTGTTGGGGTCATGACTATCCTCGGTCTCCATCCCCTCTGGCCCTGGAGATGGGTTGGGGGCTGGTGTCCTCTTGAGGGAGGGAAACCTGGCCCACTTTGCTGGAAGCCAGCGGGGGCCCTGGGTTCTGGGCCCTCAGAACAAGGCACAGGACATCACCTCCTTTGGATCCCCAGCAGGAGGGGAAGGAGTGATTGtcccctctctgtgtgtctgtcatcAATCCGGGACAGCCAGTtgccagggtggggggtggaggagggcacAGTGTGGGTGTTGGGAAGGTGGGCTGGGTTCCCGTGAAGCCCAGGTTGGTGCTGTGCTGGGCCTTCATTCCcagctgggggtgaggggcagggttCCCATTCCGTCTGGGGACAAGCTGTCTGGAAGCCCACTTGGAAGCATGTGCCCGGTAGCCCGGTCTCTGGGTGTGGCGGGTCCTTGGGCCGCTGCCTACATGGCCCCTGCCAGAGCTGTCCGTCGCTGCTGGCTGCACTGTGTCCAGGAGGATGGCGGTCTGAGTTGCTGCTGTCCATCGCCCCTCCAGGAACCCAACCCTAGCCAGGGACTCCCGGCTGGCTGGGCACAGTGACCACAGCACCAGGGGCCCCCAGGCTGGAGCTCTGACCAACCTGGGCACTGCCTTTCTGCTTCTATGGGAACGGCTGAGCCAGAGCCGGGGACCTGGTCTGGTCCCTGGCGGGGACCCTGGGAATGGTTGCTGAGAAAGGCTGAgtcagggctgggtgggggggcgcAGGTGAGGTGACTCATGGGTTCCTGGGACGGAGGGGGCAGGCATGGGGCTCCAGGGCCCATGGGACAGGCTGGGAGTTCCCCAGGCTGCCCCTGGTGCGGTCCAGCCCTTCTCTGAGCCTGCCTGAGGGGAAAAGCCCGGTTTCTCAGAAAAGGCGGTGGGTCGCACCAGCCTGGAGGAGGTCCTTGGCTGGTTCCCTCCTGGGAAATCCCCTGCCTCCTGGGACTGGGTGGAGTTCTagtggaggggtggggcgggTGTCCTGGCGGCCCAGGGTACGGGCTTCTGCTGCCCGCTCCAAGCTGGGTCCTGTTCACCGCAAGAGTCCTACACTGGGTGTGCCCTCCCTCCATACTGTCGCAGACAAGCATGATCTAGGGGGTCATGGAACGAGCCTCGGGGTCGCCACGGTGCCCACAGCCGGAAGGGACGCACTTGCCACCTGCTGGCCGTCTCTAACGCTCCCTCCCACCGAGGGTCTGTTCATTTGGGGTGACCAGCAGCCAGAGGAAGTGCCTGGAGCTTGAGAGCGCTTGGCGGGGGGGCGGCATCCCCGCCGGGCGGGCTGCGCACGCTGTAGACACACACAGGCTCAGAGGACGTTGTACAAACAGCTTCATAAGAATAAACCTTGTTCGTGCAGCAGGAGCCTAGAAGCTCGCGGAGAGTATGTGGTGCCTGCCGTGGGACGCCGCTCGGCGCCAAAGCTTGGGAGGAGAATAAATAGGGGGCAGGGGGCTCAGTGCGCCCAGAAGCGTGTGCGGACGCTGCGCTCCAGGCCCGGCAGCCTGGCCTCCCGCAGCGCCCGCAGCAGCCGCGCCCCCAGCGCCCCGGGACGCGCGTCCCGCAGCTCCGTGAGCTGCCGCCACAGCCTCAGCTGCAGCTCCGCACGGCCCGCCCTCGGGGCCGCGGGACCCCAGGCCTCCGGGCCCACCAGCGCCTGCCACAGCCGCACGAGCCTCTTGGAGGACATGTCCTGGAAAGCCACGAAGTCGATGACCGCTCGCTCACACTCTTCAGCCCCTGCGGGGGGTTTGGGACGCGGTAGTGCGGGCCTCCCCGTGCCCTGGGGGACACCCAGCAAGGGAAGTCCCTGCCCGTGAGTGGGTGCCGGGGGCCCTAGGGTGTGGGGTTGAGATGCCACGGCACTGCTGTTGTGACCTCGGGAAAGCAGTTTACTCCCTGGGACTCCGTTCCgtctggggtgggagaggggagcatcaacacccccccccccgtctctcccccccctcccccgctcaccTGGCCCCCCGGGCGCCACGGTGCTGAGCGGGAAACCCGTGCAGCTGGTGCACAGGGCATCGCGAGAGGAGGAGCCTGGCACATTGAGGACCAGGCCCAGGGCGGTGCAGTTGCGGTGGGGCTGGCAGGGCTCTGAGCGGGAGCTGCTGGCCGAGAAGGTGCCGGGGGGACATGGCCGGCACTGCGTGTTCTGGCTGGGCGTTCCTGGGacgagaggggaggaaggggtcaGGGGAAACTGGGCTGCTGTCCTCCGTGGCAGCAGATACCCTGGGTCGCCACCCCCCCCCTCCAGCCCTGCTGCCCACCGGGGACAGCCACGCCAGTGCCAGGCGGGCAAGGCGCGTGCTCCAGGCAGAAGCCGGCGTGCGCGAAGAAGCCGGGCCGGCAGCGGCAGGCACGGTTGTGGGTGGCCTGGCAGGGCCGCGCCTCCTCCTCGCGCTCCCCACAAATGACGTTGCAGTAGCGGCAGCGCTCCAGGTAGTTCCAGAACTGGGTGTAGTGGCGTGGAGGGCACGCGCCGCACATCGTGGGGCTGTCCCGGCGGCAAGGCCGCTGCACGAAGGTGCCTGGGGGGCACCGGCGGCACCTGAGCCACTCCTGAGTCTCCACGTCCCGCCACAGGTAGGTGAGCTCACCTGCTGCATGCGCGGCCAGGGCCAGCAGCAGGATGGCCAGTGCCCACGGCGGCAGGCCCCACCTCTCCAGCGTCCCCATGGCCCTCACTGGGGCAGCAGCTCGGCCACCTGCGGTGCCAAGCGTGCCTAGGCACTGGCGACCCCCCAGCCACCGCCACCCCACACCCAGACTTGGGCTGCAGTGGTGGCCTATATAGACTGGCCTTGTCACGCCCTTGGGGGAGGGCTCATCACCTCCAAGGGGCCTCTGGGTCCCGGTTCTCAGCCACGTCACCACCCCCacggcccctccctccccaggaagCCCCTTTTCTTTCTCAGCTGGCGCCAGCCTGCTTGGGAACAGAGGCCAGGACCGGGCCTGGGAGGGCGCTCCCCACACCAGATCCGCTGGGGAGCCCCAGGCTCTGCTCCCACGCAGGGCGGTCCCTCGGCGTGCCCATGTGCAGACAAGGTGGAGGGGGCCCCACTCGGACGCTCCTATCTTCCTTCCCAGCACCCCCAGGCCCCTTGCCAAACCCTGATACAGTGTCAGCGACTTTATTAGGCAGCCGGTCATCCGATTAAAAGCAGGTCCACTGCCCACACACTGGTCCTGCACAAGAGGCGGGGGCACACAGCCCCCCAGCTTCCTGTCCTGGGCTCGGGACGCAGCGGCGGAGCTCCGGATGCTCCACCACCAGCCCACAGGCCCAGGAGGTGAGCCAACCCGCCGCAGACCCTGGGGGGCGGTCTTCAGGACATCTAGGTGAGTGCAGACCCTGTGGACAGGCCCACGTCCACAGGGCTGTCAGCCGGCCCCGGGGTCTCCACACTCACTGGGGCTCTGGCCAGAAGACCTGCGTGATGCTCTGCTTCCGGGCGGGGGCGTGACAGGCCGGGCATGTTCTAGAAGCCTGTGGAGACACAGGAGTGCTGCCCAGACTGCCCCCCGACACCCCGGGCGGGCGACCAGGTTGGGGACAGCTGTTAGATGTGTCTCTAGGGCCCCACTGCCAACCTGGAGGAACTGACGCCAGCAGGCCCGGCAGCGGTGGAAGTTGCAGGAGGGGCACTGGAAGGGGACCGTGTCCTCCGCCCTGCAGCCAGGGCAGGCCAGGCCTGCGGCAAGGGGGCCGGCATGAGCGCCCGGGGCTTGTCCGCCCCACCCCCGCAGCCAGCATTCCCGGAGGCCCCTCCTGAGACCTACCGCACTCGGATGGGGCGGGCctgtgggggctgctggggggctGGCTGGGCGTGAGGAAGGCGGAAATCTTGCTCTGGGTCGTCCCACGCTTCTcgcactgaggggcgcctggggacAGAGGAGCCAGACTGACGGGCTTCGGTTCGGCCTGCCGGGCTGAGTGGGGCTGGGGACGCTGGATTACCTGGCTTGGAAGCACTGTGGGCGAGGCTGGGAGGCACGCTGGGGCTCCCCTCCTGGGGGCCTGGCACCCCAGTACCTGTGCTCAGGGCAGCCGGGCCCATCAGGTCTGTGCACGTCTGCCGGAAACGGAGCTTGTGGTGGGGTCTGAGGAACATGCCGAACCCTGCACGGCCAGTGGGTCAGGATCAGCCccgccccacctccctcccctacCTCCTCCCGCCAAGGTCCCTCCGCGGCCACTTGCTCTGCAACAGGGGCAAGTCCTCAGGCCTGGACGTTGTGAGCGCGGCCACCACAGCCACCACCTTCTCAAAGTCACTGTCCTGTTTGTACGTGGTCAGTGCTGCCAGGAGTTGGCTGCAGCCTGCGGACCCCAGGGCCTTCCGGACATCTGCCAAGTAGGCGCTCACAGCAGGCTGGCCTTGCTTCTCTGCCCCGGGGGCTCTAGGCCCCTCCTCTGGACAGCTGCTGGGGTCTCCTGGTGAGGAGGTAACAGGTCTCAGACCACGCCAGGGGTCTGGGGGCCCAGAGAGCTCCACGGGCATTCTGGGAACCGCTGCAGAACCAGTATGCACCCCCACAACCAGGGTCTTCAGTTCTGTTTCTGGTTCAGGGACTGGTACCTGCGGCGGCTGGCCTGGGGACCAGGTGGGGCCTGCCTCGGTTCAGGTGCTGTCCAGGGTCCAGCTGCCCCGCTGCACCCCGAGCCAGGGTCAGCTTGGAGTCACACTCCTTCCCTCCTGaaggcacacagacacacaaggaCCCATGCAGCTGGTCCCGGAGGGTCTGCAGTGCTTCCCTGGGAGAAGGCAAGTCTGTCCAAGGGAAGACTGAGACCCACGATCGTCCTCAGACCACAGAAGCGGGACCCAGACCAGAGCCAACTGCTGGTAGGGGACCGGCAGAGACACCCCCCCAGTGGACACCGAGCACAGAAAGGACACAGGTGACTCTCAGACTGGACGGTCCCCTCCTGGGGGCCAAGCCAGGTCCCCAAGACACCTGTCCTCGAGGAAGTCCCTGCTCAGGGTTCAGCCGTTGAATGGGGACAGGAGCTCCCAGGCTCTAGAGGTGCCGGGCCCAGCGAGCTGAGACTCACAaagggcctgggcctgggccgcACAtacgggggcggggcagggggtggggggacacccAAGAGCAGTTGCCCGCCCTGCTCTCGGGGGATGGGTTTGAGGGCCTGGCTCACCGCTGGGGGTCTGCGCCGCCGGGGTCCACGGCCTCTGAGGAAGGCTGAGCTCAGGCCGCGAGCAACAGCCGCGGCCCGTCCGCTGGAGGCACAGCTCCTCAAATCGCTGCTTGTGGTGCGGCCGCACGAACTGGTAGAAGCCTGTgtggggaggggcgtctgggcCTGCGGGCTCCACCGTGCTGAGCTGGGGGGTCTGGGATCACGGGCCACCCGGCCCCACCTTCTTTAGGGAGCAGGGACCACCGCAGACCCTGgcgcccaccgcccccccccccgcaacagCTGCGGTGCTGCCCCCCAGGGCACCTTGGAGCAGGCTGTGCTTCTCGGGGTCCTCAGCAAGGAGTGGGCTGAGGCAGGCCAGCAAGGCCTCCAGGTCATCAGAGCTCTTGTAGTCCCGCAGGGCCCTGGTGAAGGTGTGGAAGCCGGCCGGGCTCAGTGCCTGCTTCATGGCCACCATGAACAGCTTGGCTCTGCCCGTCTGCGCACCGGCGGCCGGGCCCTCCTGCCGGACACAGCACAGACGGCCCATCAGGCGGGGCTGCGGTGCTTCGCCGAGGGGCCGCCACCAGCGCAAAGGCCGACGGCTGAGAAGAACGCCCCAGTTCCGCGGCCCGGCTGGGAGGCCAGGGATCACGGCCGCTTCTGTTGAACACAGCCACGCCCctcagggagcagcagaggccaAGTGTGGACCTGCCCCCCGCCCAGGCCAGGGCTTCCAGCTCCTCGGCCAAGCCCCCCTGCGCCTACGCGGCAGACGGCCCCGGCTCGGGGGCAGCCAGCTCACAGAAAGGGGCACTCGGTGACTACGGGGCCTTCACACATCCCTGAGCCTCCTCTGTGCGGCACATCTCGGACCCTGACGTGGGACCCTCAGCAAGGAAGCCCGGAAAACAGGAAGGAGGGGTCCAGGCCCGATGCCAAGGCTCCTGGCAC comes from Neovison vison isolate M4711 chromosome 8, ASM_NN_V1, whole genome shotgun sequence and encodes:
- the ARFRP1 gene encoding ADP-ribosylation factor-related protein 1 isoform X1, encoding MYTLLSGLYKYVFQKDEYCILILGLDNAGKTTFLEQSKTRFNKNYKGMSLSKITTTVGLNIGTVDVAKARLMFWDLGGQEELQSLWDKYYAECHGVIYVIDSTDEERLAESKRAFEKMVTSEALDGVPILVLANKQDVETCLSIPDIKTAFSDCSSKIGRRDCLTQACSALTGKGVREGIEWMVKCVVRNVHRPPRQRDIT
- the ARFRP1 gene encoding ADP-ribosylation factor-related protein 1 isoform X2; translation: MYTLLSGLYKYVFQKDEYCILILGLDNAGKTTFLEQSKTRFNKNYKGMSLSKITTTVVGTVDVAKARLMFWDLGGQEELQSLWDKYYAECHGVIYVIDSTDEERLAESKRAFEKMVTSEALDGVPILVLANKQDVETCLSIPDIKTAFSDCSSKIGRRDCLTQACSALTGKGVREGIEWMVKCVVRNVHRPPRQRDIT
- the ARFRP1 gene encoding ADP-ribosylation factor-related protein 1 isoform X3 is translated as MSLSKITTTVGLNIGTVDVAKARLMFWDLGGQEELQSLWDKYYAECHGVIYVIDSTDEERLAESKRAFEKMVTSEALDGVPILVLANKQDVETCLSIPDIKTAFSDCSSKIGRRDCLTQACSALTGKGVREGIEWMVKCVVRNVHRPPRQRDIT
- the TNFRSF6B gene encoding tumor necrosis factor receptor superfamily member 6B translates to MTGCLIKSLTLYQGLARGLGVLGRKIGASEWGPLHLVCTWARRGTALRGSRAWGSPADLVWGAPSQARSWPLFPSRLAPAEKEKGLPGEGGAVGVVTWLRTGTQRPLGGDEPSPKGVTRPVYIGHHCSPSLGVGWRWLGGRQCLGTLGTAGGRAAAPVRAMGTLERWGLPPWALAILLLALAAHAAGELTYLWRDVETQEWLRCRRCPPGTFVQRPCRRDSPTMCGACPPRHYTQFWNYLERCRYCNVICGEREEEARPCQATHNRACRCRPGFFAHAGFCLEHAPCPPGTGVAVPGTPSQNTQCRPCPPGTFSASSSRSEPCQPHRNCTALGLVLNVPGSSSRDALCTSCTGFPLSTVAPGGPGAEECERAVIDFVAFQDMSSKRLVRLWQALVGPEAWGPAAPRAGRAELQLRLWRQLTELRDARPGALGARLLRALREARLPGLERSVRTRFWAH